TAAGACCTAAGAATTTCTTGCAAAAAATCTTTGGTTTTTCAAAAAATTATAATGCTTAAAAAGGAATTAATATGTCGCAAACTGAAAACTTAATTAAAATTAAAGTAATCGGTGTAGGCGGCGCTGGCAACAATATTGTTTCATCCTTAGTTTCAAAAGAATTAGAAAACATTGATTTAATAGTTGCTAACACAGACTTTCAAGTACTAAACAATTGCCCAGTAGAGAAAAAAATTTACTTAGGTGACTCAACAAAAGGACTAGGTACAGGGGGTGACCCAGAAATCGGGGCTCAGTGTGCTAAAGAAAGCATTGACGAAATAGAAAAATCTATTGAGGGTGCTGACATCGTCGTTGTCGTTGCAGGCCTAGGTAAAGGGACAGGGACAGGCTCTGGACCGGTTATTGCTCAAACAGCCAAACAAAAAGGTATTTTAACACTTGCAATGGTCGCAACTCCATTCGAGCAGTTCGAAGGTTCACGTGTAAGTGCAATCGCAAATCAGGGATTAAGACAATTAAAAGACAGTGTCAATGCCTACATGGTGTTGAGCAATGAAAAACTAGTTCAACAAAATATAGATTTTCCTTTTTCACAAGCATTTAAAATGATTGACGAAATAGTTGCCAAGTGTTTAAGTACAATAACACAAATTATTAATCAACCAACAAAAATCAATGTCGACTTCAATGATTTTAAAGCTATCTTGCAAAATGGCGGTAAAATCGTGATTGGCTCAGGCAAAGCTCAAGGTGATAACAAAATTCAGTCCGTATTTGCAAACGCAACTGAATCAGCGAACATAATTGATAAACCTCAAAGTTTTTCACACGTTATATTCCACTGCTTACTTGACCAACATTCAGCATATTCTGAAATAATTGCCCTTAAGAATTCTTTAATTGAACATTTTAATATGGATAGTACAATCGACACTAGATTAGCCATTGGTAATTACGAAAGTCCAGATTCAAAAGATGATAGCCTACAATTTAGCTTTATTGCCACTGAACAAGAAATAGTACAACAAATGAATAAAACCGAACCAGATGATACTCAAACTCAATCAGAAAGCGATATTGATGAGTTAACTCGAAACGTTGCATTCAATAATTCTTGAACAAGCTCAGATCTCCAAACTGGTGAAAAAAACCAAAACAGAGACAAAATTCCTAATTTCTAATAATAAATCTAGCGTAAGCTAGTTTTTATTTTGCTTTTTTGATATCTCAATCAACGCTTAAAACTATTCCATAATGTATAATTAAACATATAAAATGGAGGTTTAAATGCATAGATTTTTTTGCGACCAAAAAGATGGAGATACCTTTGTCCTTGATTCCAATTTACTGCACCACATTAAAGTTGCTCGACTTGAAAACGAGAATTTTTTAATTAATTATAAAAATCAATTTTATGAGTGTTTTTTTGAAAAAAACACTGAAAAAGCACACATAATTGCACAATGAAATATTGACAATGAATTTAATGGTAATGTAGTTTTAGCAGCTCCCATTATTAAACCAGACCGTTTTGAATGAATGTTAGAAAAATCAGTGGAATTAGGTGTAAAAACAATTATCCCAACCATATCTCAATATTGTAATCATAAATTAATTGAAAGCAATTTCAATCCCAAAAAATATATGCGTTATCAAACTAAAATAAAAAACGCTGCCGAGCAGAGTTTTCGCAATATTTTGCCCCAAATTACTCAACCAGATAAACTTTTAAACACAATCTCACACTACGCCAAACTTAACTATACAATCTATGTTGCTCACGAAACACTGAATTCTGAATATCAAATCACTTCATTGACGACTAATTCATTGATTGTAGCTGGCCCTGAGGGTGGGTTTAATGACAAAGAAATTCAAGCGATTAAAGACCTGAATTATTCTAAAATTATATTTATTTCATTAGGAAAGAGAATTTTACGAGCTGAAACAGCAGCCATTGCAATGCTTGCTAAAATTCAAGAATAGGAGTATTATGCCAGAAATGCCAGAAGTTACAACGGTTGTTCGTTCATTACAACCCAAAATTGTAGGTTCAAAAATTCTAAAAGTATTAATTTACAAAGAAAAACTAATAAAAGATATTAATGCTGAGGATTTTAAACTATCAATTGAAAATCGCCAAATTAAAAATATTTTCAATGTTGGTAAGCATATAATTATTGCACTTGAGGGCGATATCTTCATTTTAAATCATTTAAGAATGAGTGGGAAATATAGTTTTTACCAAAAATGACATGAACCAACCCTGCATGACCACGTTGTATTTGAATTATCAAATGGTTTTTTATATTTTAATGATGCACGCGCTTTTGCTACATTCCATCTTAAAAGCGCAGATAAACTATATTCAACCTCACCTTTGAATAAACTTGGTAAAGTACCATTTGAAACTGATATTGACTGATTGTACAAAAAGATAGCGAAAAAATCTTCGCCAATCAAAAACATATTACTTGATCAATCATTAGTTTTAGGTATAGGTAATATCTACGCTAATGAATCGCTTTTTGAGTGTTCGTTACACCCTAACACACCTGCTAATTTTTTAACAAAAAATCAGCTTAACAATTTAATCCAAACTGCCGGTAAAATTATGGATATTGCCACCCAAATGGGCGGGAGTAGTATTCAATCTTATTCATCATTAAACGGGCAAAAAGGGAGCTATCAAAACTTATTAAAAGTTCATGGTAAAAACGGACAAAAATGCCTAAAATGCTCAGATTCAATCCAAAAAATATGAGTAGGTGGGCGTGGAAGTTACTTTTGCCCTAGTTGTCAGCAGGAGACAAAATAATGTACGATGAATATATAATAGATCTCCACGGGTGCAATGTTGAACAGGCAATATCAAAAATAATTTTAGGTTTAGCAAACGCTGAAAATAACAGCTATGATTGCGCCTTAATTATTACAGGCAAAGGAACAGGGGCGATGAAAACTGTGGTTGAAGAATATTTACATTCTGAAGGATTGGAATTTGAACTAATAAGAGAGGGTAATTATTTAATCCCTATTTATTATCAAGAGCCTTTTGATTATTAATTAGATTGTTTTATTATAAAAAATTAAGTTTATAATTTATTATAGAAAATTCTTTATTGATTAAGGAGAACAAAATGAAAAATAAATTTTGAATTTCGCTAGGAGGCGTATTAAGTACTACTGTTGCAGTTCCATTGATTGCTGCATCTTGTGGGAAAACTGAATCTCAATCACGTGTTAAATTAGTTGGAACAAGCACTGAATTAGCTAATCAAACTGTACCAAATAAGAATAACGACAATAGAGCAACTTATAAAGATCTTCTTTTTGATGAAAGTGAAGTTAAATTAGAATTTACAAATACAAAAATCAATGACGATATTTTAACAAGTAAAAAAGACAATGGGCTACAAGTATTCTTTAATTCATACAGTAATGTTGTTGCATTGTATGGTACAAAAAAAACCCCCGAACAAAAACCATGAGAGGCACCGAAAATTGCAACTATTTCTGGACTTGATTCTTACTTATTAACTAATGATAAGGAACCGATTTATATTAAAAAAGATAAGAAAAAACCCGATAAACACTACCTAAATAATAGCGGCTATTTAAACGTTACCAAAAATGATGCCGGTAAATATGTTGTTAAGTTTAGATTGTTTAAAAAAGAAGCTAAGGGTGCTGTATCTATTTCAACACAAATTTATGAAATGGTGCTAAACTAACAAATCAGTAAATTGACTGGATAAACCAGTCATTTTGTATAAAAATATTAATCCTAAACTTAATATTTATTAGTGAGAAAAGGATAAAATGAAAAAATTAATTAAATTAAGCGGTCTATATTCTTTTGCAGGTATCTTACCATTCACTATTGTTGCTTGCAACAACACAAATGAACAAAAACCAAAAGATCAAACTACTACAAGTTCAACTCTAAAAGAGACTGAGCAATTTAAGCCAGTATTTGCATTAGTTGAAAACACTGAAAAGAATAGTGCAGAAGGTTACGAATATAAAGCGAAAAATCAAGTTGTTGCTGTGGCAACTAAATTTGGTATTTCAGCCGAATCTCTATCATTCGAATCCAAAAACACAATGACTGCACTTGTAACCAAAAAGGCGACTGTATTTTCAACGACAAAAGACGGAGTTATTCAATTAGTTCAAGTAAAAAATAACAAAACACCTGCAGATGGCCCAATTATCGGAATAGTTAAAGGCCTTCCACAAGGAATTACCTTAACTAAGGATTCAAATCCCGTCTATAATGATAGAAATAATCAAAATAAAGAAAGTGGCTTCTTAAAAGTTAAGAAAAAAGATGGTAAATTTGAAATTAAATTTAGATTGTTTAAAAAAGATGCTGATGGCAAAATTCAAGTTTCTACCGAACTATACACTTTAACTCTAGATTAATTATTAAATATGTAGTTATTCAAAATAAGTTCAGGCTAACTATGTCCTTAACTTATTTTTTATTTTAAAAATATGGCGTAAAAATATGAATTTCCTAGTTTCTAAGTTTTACTAAAAACATAAAAATAAAACTTATTTACAACCTTAATTTAACTTTTTACTTTTTTATATGCAACTTTTTAAAAGTTATTCATCATTCTACCAAATATCCAGATAGTCTTAATTTAAATACTGATAGTTACATACTAATAAATATAAAATCATTTTAGTATCCTAACTAAATACTAAAAATATATTAATTAAATCAAACAAATTCTTAAAAACATTTAGTAATATGAAAATATTAAATACTTTTAATAAGAACAAACTAAAGAATATTAAAATAAAAATAAGTGTTGTTGAATTCTAAAATATTGTTTTAAAACAAATTGAGCGAGGTGGCTAGCTATAAATGGATAACAAAATCAAAATATTTGAGTAATGAAAAACAAGAATGCTGTCTAGTATTATTGATATTTTAGGTATTTTTTTAAAGTAATAATCCAAAAAAGTATTGGTGCATATTGAAAACAAGACTAAAAAAAAGGGGGGTGCATTAGCTACAATTTGTAGACAGCTGAAATCCATGTAGTTTGTTTCCGGTAAGCGAGATGCACAAAACTAAGCACTTGACTCTTAATTTTAGTTAAATTACAACATTATGGACATTACCACAAAAATAGACCCCGAGATAAGGTAAGATTATAGGTACAGGTTGCGTGATGTTCTAAGGAAAAGAAGGAGGTATATATGACAAAAGATAAAAATCTCATCATTGTCGATAATATAGAAATACAGAATATTATTTATACCATTAGAGGGAAATGGGTAATGCTGGACAGTGGCCTTGCAGAGTTATATCGCGAGTTGAAACAAAGTATTTAAATAAGCAAAGAAATAGAAATGCATCAAGATTTCCAGAGGATTTTTGTTTTCAATTAACGAAAGAAGAATATGAATTTTTGAGGTGCCAAAATGGAACCTCAAGTTCAAATAATAATTATGTGGTAGAAGATATATGCCCTATGTCTTTACAGAACAAGGAATTGCCATGCTTTCTGCTGTTCTTAAAAATGATATAGCTGTGGATGTAAGCATTAAAATTATGAATAGTTTTGTAGAAATGCGAAAATTTTTACTATCTAATCAAGAATTGTTTGCAAGACTAGATCGATTAGAATTAAAGCAATTAGAAACAGATAAAAAATTAGATGAAGTATTTCACTATATTGCATCAAATACTGAAGTAAAACAAAATATCTTTTTTAATGGTCAAATCTGTGATGCATTCAGCTTTATTGTAGGTCTTATCCAAAAAGCTAAGAAAGAAATAATACTAATTAATAACTATGGTGATGCCAACACTTTAAACATTCTTTCCAAGAAGAATAAAGATGCAGACATTGACATTATGACGGCAAGCAAAGAGAATTTATCAACAAAAGATATTGCGAAATTTAATGCGCAAAATCCAAATTTATTGCTTAAAACCACTTCAGATTTTCACGATAGATTTATAATCATAGATAAAGTAGAAGTTTATCATATAGGAGCTTCTATAAAAGATGCAGGTAAAAAGAGTTTTGGTATTACGAAAATAGAAGATACCGACTTGATAATAGCCTTTTAAGTAAAGTGAGGTAAAATATGGCGAATTTATCAAAAATTAAGCGTGAAAAAATGCTTGAATATCTTAATAAATTAAAACAAATTAATAGCGATGATGAAAATATGCGCGCTATAGTTGAAATAGAAAACGCACTAAGCGAGAAGAAATATGGTCTTGTATGAGAGGAACATTCTGAAAAAGTTGATGAAATGTTAGAACATAACATCCCTATTTTTGTTGAAGATGGTAAAAAGAAAATTGTTATAGATAAAGTAGAAGGAGAGAGAGAGAGAGAGAGAGATTCAATTTTTTGCTTGAGGGAGATAATCTCCATTCATTGAAACTTCTTACAAAAACACACAAAAGTAGAATTGATGTAATTTATATCGATCCCCCTTACAACACCGGTAATAAAGACTTTATTTATGACGACTCATTTATAGACAAAACAGATGGCTATTCACACAGTAAATGGCTAAGTTTTATGCAAAAAAGACTTGTAATTGCAAGGGAACTTTTAAGTGATGAGGGCGTTATATTTATAAGTATTGATGAACATGAATTTGCTCAACTTAAATTGCTCTGTGACGATGTGTTTGGTGAATTAAATTTTGTAGAAAATTTTATATGGATAAAAAATTCTACTAAAAATTTATCTAAAACTACATCTACAAATCATGAATATATTATTACCTATGCTAAAAATATAGAATTAATAAAAAATTTGCAACTTTTTAGAAAAAGAAAAGAAGGTTATGATGAAGTATTAGAACTAATCTCTAATTCAAAAAAAGAAAATTTAACAATAGAAGAAACTCAAAAAAAACTAAGACAACTTTTTAAAGATAACCCTGAATTTAAAGGTATTTCAATGTACAATAATATTGATATTAATTGGAATGTTTTTAGAATTTCAGATTCTTCTGCTCCAAAATCTACTGGTAAAGGTGCAATATATAATGTGTTACATCCTATAACTGGAAAAGTTTGTAAACTACCCAAGTGTGGATGGAGATATACCGAAGAAACAATGAAAGAACATATAAAAAATGGTCTAATATATTTTGGTAAAGATGAAACAACAGTTCCACAATTTAAAAGATTGCTTACAACTGTGGAAACAGAAGTTAAAAAATCAGTAATAATAGAATTTTCAGAAGGTAAAAAAGAATTACAAAAAATTTTTGGAGAAGCACCATTTGATAATGCAAAACCTATTGCTTTAATAAAAGATTTATTTTTAGTATCACAAAAAAATTCTATTATTCTTGATTTTTTTGCAGGTTCTGGTACCACCGGCCACGCAGTAATGCAACTAAATAAAGAAGACGGCGGAAATAGAAAATACATCCTTTGCACCAACAATGAAAACAACATTTGTCAGAAAGTTACCTACCAACGTCTTAAAAATATTCAAACCGATCTACCCCACAATCTCAAATATTTTAAGACTGACTTTATTTCTAAATATGAATCTGAAGAAGATGAAAAAACCATTTCTGAAAAAATGCTAGATCACATCAAAGAACTAATCGAACTAGAACATCATATTGAAATAGACAACAAAAAGTATATTATCTTATACAACGAGGAAAAATTAGACACTGTTCTTAGAGATATTCAGGAAGATGGAAAAATATTTATTCCCTCTGGAATATTTCTATCAAGAACACAGCAAAGTATAATCAAAGAAAAAAATATAAGTGTAATCGACATCCCAGAATATTATTTCCGAAATGAATTAAGAGAGGTGGGGGAATTATGATAGATTTAAAACTTAAAAATTTTCAAGAAAATGCAGTAGATTTTTTATTCAATAAAACAACAGATAGCAAAGCAAAACCTAAAATCATATTGCAAAGCCCAACAGGAAGCGGCAAAACAATTATTTTGGTAGCCTATATTGAAAAATATTTAGATTATAATCGGGATGATATTATTTGTTGATTTTGTCCTGGTAAAGGCGAACTTGAAGAACAATCAATGCAAAAAATGAAACGTTTTGCTCCTGACTTAAAAAGCGGATCTTTAAACGATGTTATATCTAGTGGATTCATAAGTGGGACAACCTACTTCATTAACTGAGAAACTATCACTAAAAAAGATAATGTCGCCATACAAGATAGCGAAAGAAAAAACCTTTTTGAAAGGATCGCCGAGGCTCATAGAGCGGGTAAAAACTTTATTGTAATCATAGACGAGGAACACCAAAACAACACATCAAAAGCAGATGATATTATTGCAAGTATTAATGCAAAATATGAAATTAGAGTGTCCGCCACACCTGTTAAGCGTGCTGTTGGCGAGTTTCATGAAATATCGGAAATTGATGTAATCAATCAAGGATTAATTACTCGTTTCATGTATATTAACAAAGATTTAGATTCTGTAAAAGTTGATAATCCTAAAAATGAAGCTGAATTACTTTTAGAAAAAGCTGACCAAGTTAGAAAGGAAATTGCACAGGCTTATGTTGATGTGAGAGAAGATATAAGGCCGCTTGTGTTAATTCAATTTCCAAACTTAAATGATGAACTTATTGAATTTGTTGAAAATAAACTTAATAGTATGGGATATACCTATGAAAATAAGCTTCTCGCTTCTTGGTTTAGTGCTGAAAATAAAGATGATAAAGATAGAAAATCTAAAAAACTCGGCAAAATAAATATTGGCACAAGCGTTGAAGATAGTATAACAAATAAAAACGCAACTCCTGTATTTTTACTATTTAAGCAAGCGCTCGCAACGGGTTGAGACTGCCCACGAGCTAAAATACTTGTAAAACTTCGCGAAAATATGAACGATACCTTTGAAATTCAAACGCTAGGCAGACTTAGAAGAATGCCAAATGCAAAACATTATGGAAAAGATATTTTAGATTGCTCTTACCTTTATACATTTGATGAAAAATATAAATTGGATGTAATAAAAGCTGGTGGCGCATTTGAAACTCAGAGAGTTTTTCTTAAAGAAGAAGCAAAATCTATCAAACTAAAAAAAGAATTTAGAAATTTTGACGCTGAGTATGTTGATGAGCAAGAAATTAGATATCAAATTTTTCAGTTTTTTAAAGATAAATATTCGCTAGGTACTGTACCAAAAGAAAATAAAATTCGACTAGAAAATAACAGGTTTATATTTGGCACAACTTTAAAAAGAAGTTACTTAACTGGTAAATATTCTACTTTAAGCGATGTAAGCGATGAAAATACGCAACATGGAACCATGGAGGTTAAAATAAGTACTCACGCTCACGGAATTGACCTTCAACACTGTGTTGGCATAATAAAAAAACTTATTGGGCTTAGTTACGATAAAACTAATCAAATATTAAAAACATTATTTCGGGAAAAATTTGGCAATGATAAATATAAGTTACTAAACTTAAATTTAAAAGAGTTTTACGGATTTATTATAAATAATATTCAAAGACTAAAAGAAGATTTCTCTTCGTTTTTAGAACAAACTATAAAAGATAATTTGAATGATAAAATAAAAAAACTTCCGGAAAAAATAGAAGAATTTTCAATACCACTCGAAGAATATTACCGATATGTACCATATGAAAATAATATCCAAAACATAGAAACTAATGTGTATAAAGAATATAACTCCTCTATGATAACTGATGATTTTCGTTCTACGTCAGAAAGACTTTTTGAAAAGTTTTGTGATAATAATAAAAATGTTAAATACTTATATAAAAATGGAAATAGTGGCCAACAATATTTATCAATAGTTTATGATACGGTTCTTAAACAACGACTATTTTACCCTGACTATGTTGTACAACTGAATGATGGTTCGATTTGGATAATAGAAACAAAGGGTGGCGAATTTCAGGGAGAAAGTAAAAATATTGATCCTCAGGCCGAAAATAAATTTATAGCCTTAAAAAAATTTTCTCAAAAGAATGGCTATAAATTTGGTTTTGTCAGAGATAAAAATAATGAATTATTCATCAATAATACAGATTATGTCCAAGATATGAATAATGATAAATGAATACCTATCAAAAAAATATTTGATATTGTGCCGAGCGATAAATAAAGAAAAATGCAATAAACATAGATTGCTTGCAACTTAATTTAAATTTACCCGAAGCCCATAAACACGGGGTAATACCAAAAATGCACTAATTTTGTTTTAGTGCATTTTTTTCTTAATAACAACTTTTTAACCTAATGGATTAAATTCCGTGAGTATGGAATGAAAGAATAAATAATGTAAAGATAACCCCAATAAAAAACATTGCAAGAGTTAATAGTCAGCGTTTTTTCTTCATATTGTGATGATAAAATTCGGGCAAAAATTCAACAATTGAGGTAAATAACATTATGCTTCCAACTATTGCCATAATAATTGCTTTTAACTTATGGTTTTGCAACAATGCAGCGCCACCATATAAGCCTATAAAAATAAATGGAATAATTAATGCTAAGGCGCCAATTGAAATTAATGTTGCATTTAGAGGTTTAATTCCCATTTCTCTTTGGCGATAATAAAACACTATTTCCTCAGGAATTGTATGCAA
The Mycoplasmopsis californica genome window above contains:
- a CDS encoding cell division protein FtsZ, whose protein sequence is MSQTENLIKIKVIGVGGAGNNIVSSLVSKELENIDLIVANTDFQVLNNCPVEKKIYLGDSTKGLGTGGDPEIGAQCAKESIDEIEKSIEGADIVVVVAGLGKGTGTGSGPVIAQTAKQKGILTLAMVATPFEQFEGSRVSAIANQGLRQLKDSVNAYMVLSNEKLVQQNIDFPFSQAFKMIDEIVAKCLSTITQIINQPTKINVDFNDFKAILQNGGKIVIGSGKAQGDNKIQSVFANATESANIIDKPQSFSHVIFHCLLDQHSAYSEIIALKNSLIEHFNMDSTIDTRLAIGNYESPDSKDDSLQFSFIATEQEIVQQMNKTEPDDTQTQSESDIDELTRNVAFNNSWTSSDLQTGEKNQNRDKIPNF
- a CDS encoding 16S rRNA (uracil(1498)-N(3))-methyltransferase, coding for MHRFFCDQKDGDTFVLDSNLLHHIKVARLENENFLINYKNQFYECFFEKNTEKAHIIAQWNIDNEFNGNVVLAAPIIKPDRFEWMLEKSVELGVKTIIPTISQYCNHKLIESNFNPKKYMRYQTKIKNAAEQSFRNILPQITQPDKLLNTISHYAKLNYTIYVAHETLNSEYQITSLTTNSLIVAGPEGGFNDKEIQAIKDLNYSKIIFISLGKRILRAETAAIAMLAKIQE
- the mutM gene encoding DNA-formamidopyrimidine glycosylase, encoding MPEMPEVTTVVRSLQPKIVGSKILKVLIYKEKLIKDINAEDFKLSIENRQIKNIFNVGKHIIIALEGDIFILNHLRMSGKYSFYQKWHEPTLHDHVVFELSNGFLYFNDARAFATFHLKSADKLYSTSPLNKLGKVPFETDIDWLYKKIAKKSSPIKNILLDQSLVLGIGNIYANESLFECSLHPNTPANFLTKNQLNNLIQTAGKIMDIATQMGGSSIQSYSSLNGQKGSYQNLLKVHGKNGQKCLKCSDSIQKIWVGGRGSYFCPSCQQETK
- a CDS encoding Smr/MutS family protein, with the translated sequence MYDEYIIDLHGCNVEQAISKIILGLANAENNSYDCALIITGKGTGAMKTVVEEYLHSEGLEFELIREGNYLIPIYYQEPFDY
- a CDS encoding variable surface lipoprotein → MKNKFWISLGGVLSTTVAVPLIAASCGKTESQSRVKLVGTSTELANQTVPNKNNDNRATYKDLLFDESEVKLEFTNTKINDDILTSKKDNGLQVFFNSYSNVVALYGTKKTPEQKPWEAPKIATISGLDSYLLTNDKEPIYIKKDKKKPDKHYLNNSGYLNVTKNDAGKYVVKFRLFKKEAKGAVSISTQIYEMVLN
- a CDS encoding variable surface lipoprotein is translated as MKKLIKLSGLYSFAGILPFTIVACNNTNEQKPKDQTTTSSTLKETEQFKPVFALVENTEKNSAEGYEYKAKNQVVAVATKFGISAESLSFESKNTMTALVTKKATVFSTTKDGVIQLVQVKNNKTPADGPIIGIVKGLPQGITLTKDSNPVYNDRNNQNKESGFLKVKKKDGKFEIKFRLFKKDADGKIQVSTELYTLTLD
- a CDS encoding ORF6N domain-containing protein gives rise to the protein MTKDKNLIIVDNIEIQNIIYTIRGKWVMLDSGLAELYRELKQSI
- a CDS encoding ORF6N domain-containing protein, with product MGNAGQWPCRVISRVETKYLNKQRNRNASRFPEDFCFQLTKEEYEFLRCQNGTSSSNNNYVVEDICPMSLQNKELPCFLLFLKMI
- a CDS encoding ORF6N domain-containing protein, which produces MPYVFTEQGIAMLSAVLKNDIAVDVSIKIMNSFVEMRKFLLSNQELFARLDRLELKQLETDKKLDEVFHYIASNTEVKQNIFFNGQICDAFSFIVGLIQKAKKEIILINNYGDANTLNILSKKNKDADIDIMTASKENLSTKDIAKFNAQNPNLLLKTTSDFHDRFIIIDKVEVYHIGASIKDAGKKSFGITKIEDTDLIIAF
- a CDS encoding site-specific DNA-methyltransferase codes for the protein MKLLTKTHKSRIDVIYIDPPYNTGNKDFIYDDSFIDKTDGYSHSKWLSFMQKRLVIARELLSDEGVIFISIDEHEFAQLKLLCDDVFGELNFVENFIWIKNSTKNLSKTTSTNHEYIITYAKNIELIKNLQLFRKRKEGYDEVLELISNSKKENLTIEETQKKLRQLFKDNPEFKGISMYNNIDINWNVFRISDSSAPKSTGKGAIYNVLHPITGKVCKLPKCGWRYTEETMKEHIKNGLIYFGKDETTVPQFKRLLTTVETEVKKSVIIEFSEGKKELQKIFGEAPFDNAKPIALIKDLFLVSQKNSIILDFFAGSGTTGHAVMQLNKEDGGNRKYILCTNNENNICQKVTYQRLKNIQTDLPHNLKYFKTDFISKYESEEDEKTISEKMLDHIKELIELEHHIEIDNKKYIILYNEEKLDTVLRDIQEDGKIFIPSGIFLSRTQQSIIKEKNISVIDIPEYYFRNELREVGELW
- a CDS encoding DEAD/DEAH box helicase, with amino-acid sequence MIDLKLKNFQENAVDFLFNKTTDSKAKPKIILQSPTGSGKTIILVAYIEKYLDYNRDDIICWFCPGKGELEEQSMQKMKRFAPDLKSGSLNDVISSGFISGTTYFINWETITKKDNVAIQDSERKNLFERIAEAHRAGKNFIVIIDEEHQNNTSKADDIIASINAKYEIRVSATPVKRAVGEFHEISEIDVINQGLITRFMYINKDLDSVKVDNPKNEAELLLEKADQVRKEIAQAYVDVREDIRPLVLIQFPNLNDELIEFVENKLNSMGYTYENKLLASWFSAENKDDKDRKSKKLGKINIGTSVEDSITNKNATPVFLLFKQALATGWDCPRAKILVKLRENMNDTFEIQTLGRLRRMPNAKHYGKDILDCSYLYTFDEKYKLDVIKAGGAFETQRVFLKEEAKSIKLKKEFRNFDAEYVDEQEIRYQIFQFFKDKYSLGTVPKENKIRLENNRFIFGTTLKRSYLTGKYSTLSDVSDENTQHGTMEVKISTHAHGIDLQHCVGIIKKLIGLSYDKTNQILKTLFREKFGNDKYKLLNLNLKEFYGFIINNIQRLKEDFSSFLEQTIKDNLNDKIKKLPEKIEEFSIPLEEYYRYVPYENNIQNIETNVYKEYNSSMITDDFRSTSERLFEKFCDNNKNVKYLYKNGNSGQQYLSIVYDTVLKQRLFYPDYVVQLNDGSIWIIETKGGEFQGESKNIDPQAENKFIALKKFSQKNGYKFGFVRDKNNELFINNTDYVQDMNNDKWIPIKKIFDIVPSDK